The Crocosphaera subtropica ATCC 51142 genome includes a window with the following:
- a CDS encoding neutral zinc metallopeptidase, translating to MKKQVALSILALSLGLFPFQPTQAAWDPPTLSAVSNGLHAFWGGILTRLGIGYAYPMVYSHRNIELTPCGPSLLAHYCADSNTIHLNMVQMDKLVERVGDSAGFFALAHEYGHSVQKHLGILDKNLPIMVLELQADCLAGAFFAATDELGILEPGDVKEGAITAMMTGDYDYEHTVRPVV from the coding sequence ATGAAAAAACAGGTTGCTCTCAGTATTCTTGCCCTGTCTTTGGGTTTATTTCCCTTCCAACCCACCCAAGCAGCATGGGACCCTCCTACTTTATCAGCCGTAAGTAATGGACTACACGCATTTTGGGGCGGAATTTTGACCCGTTTAGGGATAGGCTATGCCTATCCGATGGTTTATTCTCACCGAAATATTGAGTTGACCCCCTGTGGTCCTTCATTATTAGCCCATTATTGTGCTGATTCTAACACCATTCATCTGAATATGGTTCAAATGGATAAATTAGTTGAAAGAGTAGGTGACTCTGCTGGTTTTTTCGCTTTGGCCCACGAATATGGTCATTCTGTGCAAAAACATTTAGGAATTCTTGACAAGAATTTGCCTATCATGGTTTTAGAGTTGCAAGCTGACTGTTTAGCAGGGGCATTTTTTGCTGCTACCGATGAGTTAGGAATATTAGAACCTGGAGATGTCAAAGAAGGGGCTATCACTGCCATGATGACAGGGGACTATGATTATGAACATACTGTGCGACCCGTTGTCTAG
- the pheA gene encoding prephenate dehydratase, translating to MVISIAHLGPVGTNAETAALAYAHWLEENQGKSSLLCPCPSIAQTLHSVARGDTNKAVVPVENSTEGSVASTLDTLWQLDRLQIQQEVVLPIIHAFFSRGTSLNGIKTVYSHPQALAQCQRWLQHNLPNVALIPTNSTAEALQKISLEPTAGAIAAPRAVKLYNVPILVNHINDYADNCTRFWVMTLNPTPTVGSRISLAFSVPANVPGSLMKPLQVFAQRNINLSRIESRPTKRSLGEYVFYLDVEGNQEDPNIIDALNALTHHTEVLKIYGSYPVLLLQERDLEQL from the coding sequence ATGGTCATTTCTATTGCTCATCTGGGTCCAGTTGGCACTAATGCAGAAACGGCAGCTTTAGCCTATGCTCATTGGTTAGAAGAAAACCAGGGAAAATCCTCTTTATTATGTCCTTGTCCAAGTATTGCTCAAACTTTGCATTCTGTGGCCAGGGGAGACACCAATAAAGCAGTGGTTCCGGTGGAAAACTCAACAGAAGGGAGTGTGGCCAGTACCTTAGATACCTTATGGCAACTCGATCGCCTACAAATTCAACAAGAGGTTGTGTTACCTATTATCCATGCTTTTTTTTCACGGGGAACGTCTCTAAATGGAATAAAAACGGTCTATTCTCACCCCCAAGCTTTGGCACAATGTCAACGATGGTTGCAGCACAACCTACCCAATGTTGCTTTAATTCCTACTAATTCTACCGCCGAAGCTTTACAAAAAATCAGTCTTGAACCTACTGCCGGAGCGATCGCAGCACCCCGTGCAGTCAAATTGTATAATGTCCCTATTTTGGTCAATCATATCAACGATTATGCCGATAACTGTACTCGGTTTTGGGTGATGACCTTAAACCCAACACCGACAGTAGGAAGTCGTATCTCCTTAGCATTCAGTGTCCCTGCTAATGTGCCGGGTTCGCTGATGAAACCGTTGCAAGTGTTTGCTCAACGCAATATCAATTTAAGTCGCATTGAGTCCCGTCCCACTAAGCGATCCCTGGGGGAATATGTCTTTTATCTTGATGTTGAAGGGAACCAAGAAGATCCCAACATCATTGATGCGTTAAACGCTTTAACCCATCATACAGAAGTTCTCAAGATATATGGTAGTTATCCAGTCTTACTTCTCCAAGAGAGGGATCTTGAGCAACTTTAA
- a CDS encoding L,D-transpeptidase, which translates to MTRWLFSSVLLGLLSSVMTPNNVAISVEAEQIAYNMGRPCDTCLHLVPSGMTNQQKNPIYLLRVYHQGQLLYTFETVSGRYFTQNRNRNQAGTEAPLPDGNYRISSHTVPGTLAEVGGRFLPVYPQFSTGRSALGIHYDPSYNKGNGEDGTAGCIGLGSRGHFSTLVTFIETYQPQLLVVDIQ; encoded by the coding sequence ATGACTCGTTGGTTATTTTCTTCTGTGTTGTTAGGGTTGCTATCTTCTGTAATGACCCCTAACAACGTAGCAATTAGTGTAGAAGCTGAGCAGATAGCCTACAATATGGGGCGACCTTGCGATACTTGTTTACATTTAGTCCCATCAGGGATGACCAATCAACAGAAGAATCCCATTTATTTGCTGAGAGTTTATCATCAAGGACAGCTTTTATACACCTTTGAAACTGTTTCTGGTCGTTATTTCACCCAAAACAGAAACCGTAATCAAGCAGGTACCGAAGCCCCTTTACCTGATGGAAATTATCGAATTAGTTCCCATACCGTTCCAGGAACGTTAGCCGAAGTTGGGGGACGTTTTTTACCCGTTTATCCCCAATTTTCTACAGGAAGAAGTGCATTAGGTATTCATTATGATCCCAGTTATAATAAAGGAAATGGCGAAGATGGAACAGCCGGTTGTATTGGTTTAGGATCTCGTGGACATTTTTCCACATTAGTAACATTTATTGAGACTTATCAGCCTCAATTGTTAGTTGTGGATATTCAATGA
- a CDS encoding Hsp20/alpha crystallin family protein, producing the protein MALVRYNPWKEMNALQRQMNQLFDEGWLTNSTRDYKELTFAPSAELSETDEAVMLKLELPGMKVEDVDIQATKEAIYITGERKEEAKSEKNGMTRSEFRYGKFSRSIALPALIDNTNISAEYKDGILHLTLPKAEEEKNKVVKVNLG; encoded by the coding sequence ATGGCACTTGTACGTTATAACCCTTGGAAAGAAATGAACGCTTTACAACGTCAAATGAATCAGCTTTTTGATGAAGGTTGGTTAACCAATTCAACACGGGATTATAAAGAACTAACTTTTGCTCCTTCTGCTGAACTTTCCGAAACGGATGAGGCGGTAATGCTCAAGTTAGAACTCCCTGGAATGAAAGTCGAGGATGTAGATATTCAGGCAACAAAAGAAGCTATTTATATTACAGGGGAACGGAAAGAAGAAGCTAAATCCGAGAAAAACGGTATGACTCGCAGTGAGTTCCGTTATGGTAAGTTTTCTCGTTCTATTGCTTTACCGGCTCTCATTGATAATACAAACATCAGTGCAGAATACAAAGATGGAATTTTACATCTAACTTTACCCAAAGCTGAAGAAGAAAAGAACAAAGTGGTTAAAGTCAACCTTGGGTAG
- the ltrA gene encoding group II intron reverse transcriptase/maturase → MEKTSITKTTESWNTINWAKVQRKVFKLQKRIFQAIKSGEKAKAHKLQKLLAKSYYAKLLSVRKVTQDNKGKKTAGVDGKKIIHPQQRYQLALSLNLKGYKSKPLRRVWISKPGKDEKRPLGIPTITDRAMQCLIKLCMEPYWEAKFEGNSYGFRPGRSTHDAIEAIFNHIRYKTKYVLDADISKCFDKINHKYLLDKTDCPYFKSIIKQWLKAGVMDKGIFESTDSGTPQGGVISPLLANIALDGMIRDIQKSFPNSITREGKRIRGYQPKIIRYADDFVILHHELEIINHTQKLVNKWLEKVGLELKPSKTRICHTLNDIMIDGKMEKAGFDFLGFTIKQHHVGKYQTGCNTMGEKLGFKTIIKPSKKSQQKHRIEIKRVIRTHRNAPQDALINKLNPIIRGWSNYFSTVCSKKIFSDEDRYIWENLKSWAINRSKKGKKEALNKYFSHGIHGKWTFQNKSYFLLMHSKTKIKRHIKVKDNASPYDGNWTYWSKRRGEYPETPKRVAKLLKKQKGKCNLCNQHFTPEDIVEIDHIIPKSKNGKDENNNLQALHRHCHDVKSRNDGSQDWSKNDYEWKEDVVIVPMTIG, encoded by the coding sequence ATGGAAAAAACGAGTATAACCAAGACTACGGAATCATGGAACACTATCAATTGGGCAAAAGTCCAAAGGAAAGTGTTTAAGCTTCAAAAGCGGATTTTTCAAGCGATTAAGTCAGGTGAAAAAGCAAAAGCACATAAGCTTCAAAAACTTCTAGCCAAATCGTATTATGCAAAACTCTTATCGGTAAGAAAGGTAACACAGGATAATAAGGGCAAAAAAACTGCTGGAGTAGATGGAAAGAAAATCATCCACCCACAACAGCGATATCAATTAGCCCTAAGTTTAAATCTAAAAGGTTACAAATCCAAACCTCTAAGAAGAGTATGGATATCCAAACCTGGAAAAGATGAAAAACGTCCACTAGGAATACCAACTATCACCGACAGAGCAATGCAATGCCTAATAAAACTATGTATGGAACCATATTGGGAAGCCAAATTTGAAGGTAACTCATACGGTTTCCGCCCAGGAAGGTCAACTCATGATGCCATAGAAGCAATCTTCAATCATATAAGGTATAAAACCAAATATGTACTAGATGCCGATATATCAAAATGTTTTGACAAAATAAATCACAAATATCTCCTGGATAAAACAGATTGTCCCTATTTCAAATCAATCATTAAACAATGGTTGAAAGCAGGGGTAATGGATAAAGGCATATTTGAATCCACTGATAGCGGAACGCCACAAGGTGGAGTTATAAGCCCATTATTGGCGAATATCGCACTAGATGGAATGATTAGAGATATCCAAAAATCTTTCCCTAACTCCATAACAAGAGAAGGAAAAAGAATAAGAGGATATCAACCAAAAATCATCAGATATGCAGACGATTTCGTAATTCTACATCACGAATTAGAAATCATAAACCATACTCAAAAACTGGTAAATAAATGGTTAGAAAAAGTTGGACTAGAACTCAAACCATCTAAAACCAGAATCTGTCATACACTAAATGACATAATGATTGATGGAAAGATGGAAAAAGCTGGATTCGACTTCCTAGGATTCACCATTAAACAACATCATGTAGGAAAATACCAAACAGGATGTAACACAATGGGAGAAAAACTAGGATTCAAAACAATCATCAAACCCAGTAAAAAATCCCAACAAAAACACCGAATAGAGATAAAAAGAGTTATCAGAACTCATCGAAATGCACCACAAGACGCTCTGATTAACAAACTAAATCCAATAATCAGAGGATGGAGCAACTATTTCTCAACGGTGTGCAGTAAAAAAATCTTCAGCGATGAAGACCGTTATATTTGGGAAAACCTAAAATCCTGGGCAATCAACAGAAGTAAAAAAGGCAAAAAGGAAGCATTGAACAAATACTTCTCTCATGGAATACATGGGAAATGGACGTTTCAAAATAAGAGTTACTTTCTACTAATGCACTCAAAAACAAAAATCAAACGTCATATCAAAGTAAAAGACAATGCCTCACCATACGATGGAAACTGGACATATTGGAGTAAAAGAAGAGGTGAATACCCAGAAACACCAAAAAGAGTAGCCAAACTCCTAAAGAAACAAAAAGGTAAATGTAATCTCTGCAACCAACACTTTACACCTGAGGATATTGTAGAAATAGACCACATCATCCCCAAATCAAAAAATGGAAAGGATGAAAATAATAATCTACAAGCCCTACATCGACACTGTCATGATGTCAAAAGCAGAAATGACGGTTCCCAGGATTGGTCTAAAAATGATTATGAATGGAAAGAAGATGTAGTAATCGTACCTATGACAATAGGCTAG
- a CDS encoding LON peptidase substrate-binding domain-containing protein: protein MTSSSLAVRELPIFPLPEVVLFPGRPLPLHIFEFRYRMMMNTILEEDRRFGVVMVNPVNGEIAKVGSCAELVRFQRLPDDRMKILTMGQQRFRILEYVREKPYRVGLVEWIEDKPTTENIYPMATEVGQLLQDVVRLSAKLTDQKIELPDDLPELPVELSYWVAGNLYGVAAEQQALLEMQETKGRLEREIEILTSTRNHLAARTALKDVLK from the coding sequence ATGACATCTTCTTCCCTTGCAGTTCGAGAACTTCCTATTTTTCCCCTACCCGAAGTCGTATTATTTCCTGGTCGTCCTCTTCCTCTGCATATCTTTGAGTTTCGTTATCGCATGATGATGAATACCATATTAGAAGAGGATCGCCGTTTTGGTGTGGTGATGGTCAACCCCGTCAATGGGGAAATAGCTAAAGTAGGATCTTGTGCAGAGTTGGTTCGCTTTCAACGACTTCCTGACGATCGCATGAAAATTTTAACCATGGGACAACAACGGTTCCGTATCCTTGAATACGTTAGAGAAAAGCCTTATCGGGTAGGTTTGGTAGAATGGATTGAAGATAAACCAACCACAGAAAATATTTATCCTATGGCTACGGAAGTGGGACAATTATTACAGGATGTGGTGCGTCTTTCAGCTAAGTTAACGGATCAAAAAATTGAATTACCCGACGATTTGCCTGAGCTTCCTGTAGAATTATCTTACTGGGTCGCTGGTAATTTATACGGTGTGGCTGCAGAACAACAGGCACTTTTAGAAATGCAAGAAACTAAAGGTCGTCTAGAACGGGAAATTGAAATTTTAACTTCTACCCGTAATCATTTAGCTGCACGAACTGCTTTAAAAGATGTGCTTAAATAG